DNA from Bacteroidia bacterium:
TATGCGTGTTTTTCAACTGTTCTGTTTTTGGAGTTTCTTCAACCGGAAGGTTTTTATGTTCTGCTTTTGAAGGAACTTCGGTTAGTGTATTCTTGTGAATAGTATTGGCATCAGCATCAGCTTTGGTAGGGCTAATTGTACTTTCCTGAGCTGGTTTGGAAGTTGTTGCAGATTCCTGATTGACACTAATGGTGTTTTCGTCATATTCAACAGGAGTTTGCTCTTGAGTTTTTGATGCTGTGACGGGTGTTGAAATGGATTCAGATTGTTCAGCACTGTTAAGAAAATAAACGGCACTTCCGATTATGGCAGCTACAGATGACAAGACTATAATTTTACCGATAGTGGAAAGTCCTGAAATCAAACCACTGCCTGAAGAACCCATTGGCTCGAGAGTGGATGTGGAGACCGGTGAGGTAACTGATTGAGCAATTTGATTCCACACACCTTCAGGTGCAGGTATCTCTACATTGTTTAAGGTTTGCTTAAATAATGCGTCAAATTGTTGTTCTAAATGTTGGTTGCCATCCATCTTTATTTATCTTTTTTTATTTTGGACATCAGAACTAATCTTGCTTTGCGTAACTGTGTTTTAGAGGTATTTTCTGAGATATTCAATTCTTTTGCTATCTCTTGATGAGAATATCCTTCTATCACATACAAGTTGAATACTGTTCTGTATCCGGTCGGCAAGCTGCTAATCAGTTTGAGTAAGTCTTGAACATTGAGTTTTTCAATAATTTTAGTATCAAAGCCTATGTTTTCATAGTTGTCAATACCTGAATCCTCAATAGATTTGACTTGTTTTCTGCAAAATTCGAGGGCTGTAGTAACAAAGATTCTTCTTAACCAGCCTTCAAATGAACCTTCGAATCTGAATTGTTCGAGTTTTTGAAATACTCTTATAAAACCTTCTTGCAGAAAGTCTTTTGCCATATCAGAGTCCGAGGCATAACGCATACACACCGCAAACATTTTTGCCGAATATATATCAAATAACTTTTTTTGAGAAACAGCATCCCCTTTCAAGCATTTCAACACCAAATCTTTTTCTTCTTCCGCTGGTAACATTCCTTGTCATTACTCGGGTTTGCACTTTTACTCAACTCTTTAGATGACAGTTCTGTGCAAAAGGTTGTCTTACTATTATTTTTTTTTCTGAAATTATTCAGAAGGCTTTGTGATGCGATGGAGTCCGAATCTTTCTTCCAAGATATCTTTAGTAGTTTCTGAATAATACCCAACACTTTCTATGGCTTCAATTATGTCCTCTTGTTTGAGCGAATTACAAATCCTTCTAAACTTTATTGCTAACATATTCTCACTTTTATTAATTGTAAAAGAAGCAAATAATAGGTTGAGATTGTTTTCTAAGATCTCTTCGTATAATTGTTTTTGCAAATGTTCGTCTTCAGGTAAATAGCATACTGGAGATAGAACTTGAAAAATGTTTAAGGTATAGCCATCAGGCTGAAAATATTGCCAACCCGTCATCTCTTTTTGTTCCCATAAATCTACATAGATTTCTGTGTCGCCATTGTATAAAAGCCATTGTCCCGGCTCGCTGCAACGACTTTGCATAGGGTCGATTCCTAATATATTTATAGACTGCTCGATTAGTGTCTTGTAGTCATCAAAGTTTTTCATCGGGCTTCAAAATTAGTTTTTTTTTACTTGTGGATTTTATACCTTTGCAACACGTTTATAAAAGTTCAAAATATATTTTAAATGAGTGTATTAGTAAATAAAAATTCCCGCATTATAGTGCAAGGCTTTACAGGTAAAGAAGGAACTTTCCATGCTTCTCAGATGATTGAGTATGGAAGTAATGTGGTAGGTGGAGTTACTCCGGGAAAAGGCGGTCAAACACATCTTGACAAACCGATTTTCAATACTGTTGCCGATGCGGTCAAAGCTACAAATGCAAACGTATCCATTATTTTTGTTCCACCTCCCTTTGCAGCAGATGCTGTGATGGAAGCTGCGGATGCAGGCATTAAAGTTATAGTATGTATTACTGAAGGAATTCCAA
Protein-coding regions in this window:
- a CDS encoding RNA polymerase sigma factor, whose protein sequence is MLPAEEEKDLVLKCLKGDAVSQKKLFDIYSAKMFAVCMRYASDSDMAKDFLQEGFIRVFQKLEQFRFEGSFEGWLRRIFVTTALEFCRKQVKSIEDSGIDNYENIGFDTKIIEKLNVQDLLKLISSLPTGYRTVFNLYVIEGYSHQEIAKELNISENTSKTQLRKARLVLMSKIKKDK
- a CDS encoding YbjN domain-containing protein, whose protein sequence is MKNFDDYKTLIEQSINILGIDPMQSRCSEPGQWLLYNGDTEIYVDLWEQKEMTGWQYFQPDGYTLNIFQVLSPVCYLPEDEHLQKQLYEEILENNLNLLFASFTINKSENMLAIKFRRICNSLKQEDIIEAIESVGYYSETTKDILEERFGLHRITKPSE